A DNA window from Camelina sativa cultivar DH55 chromosome 13, Cs, whole genome shotgun sequence contains the following coding sequences:
- the LOC104735375 gene encoding elongator complex protein 1 → MELLNSSDAIRKKSCPSAEEALKHLLWLLDSEAVFEAALGLYDLNLAAIVALNSQRDPKEFLPYLQELEKMPESLMHFNIDIKLKRFDSALRSIVSAGDGYFSDCMNLIKKNPQLFPLGLQLITDPEKKRAVLEAWADHLIDEKRFEDAATTYLCCSKLEKASKAYRECGDWSGVLRVGALMKLSKDEILKLAYELCEEVNALGKPAEAAKIALEYCKDISGGISLLINAREWEEALRVAFLHTADGITSVKSSALECASGLLSEFRESIEKVGKYLTRYLAVRQRRLLLAAKLKSEERSVVDLDEDTASEASSNLSGMSAYTLGTRRGSAASVSSSTATSRARDLRRQRKSGKIRAGSAGEEMALVDHLKGMRMTDGGKRELKSLLICLVTLGETESAQKLQQTAENFQVSQVAAVELANDTMSSESVDEEVYSFERYAQKTRSTARDSDTFSWMLKVFVSP, encoded by the exons ATGGAGTTGCTAAACTCTTCTGATGCTATAAGGAAAAAGTCTTGTCCATCTGCAGAAGAAGCCTTGAAACATCTTCTGTGGTTATTAGATTCTGAGGCTGTCTTTGAAGCTGCCTTAGGTCTTTATGATCTGAACCTTGCAGCTATTGTGGCACTCAATTCCCAGCGTGATCCAAAAGAATTTCTACCTTATCTTCAGGAGCTGGAAAAAATGCCCGAATCCCTGATGCATTTCAACATTGACATTAAATTGAAACGTTTTGATAGTGCTCTTAGGAGCATTGTATCAGCAGGGGATGGCTACTTTTCTGATTGCATGAACTTAATAAAGAAAAACCCTCAACTTTTCCCTCTGGGCCTCCAGCTAATCACAGATCCTGAAAAGAAACGAGCTGTTCTAGAGGCTTGGGCAGATCATCTCATTGATGAAAAACGTTTTGAAGATGCTGCCACTACGTACCTATGTTGCAGTAAACTGGAAAAGGCTTCTAAGGCATATCGTGAATGTGGTGATTGGAGTGGGGTACTCAGAGTTGGGGCGCTGATGAAATTAAGTAAAGATGAGATCTTGAAATTGGCATACGAACTCTGTGAAGAGGTCAACGCTCTTGGGAAACCAGCGGAAGCAGCAAAAATAGCTCTTGAATATTGCAAAGACATAAGTGGTGGAATTAGTTTGCTTATTAATGCGAGGGAATGGGAAGAGGCATTAAGGGTTGCATTTTTGCATACAGCAGATGGTATAACCTCAGTGAAGAGTTCTGCTCTGGAGTGTGCTAGTGGTTTACTAAGTGAATTCAGAGAATCAATAGAAAAGGTAGGAAAATATTTGACTCGCTATTTAGCTGTTCGGCAGAGACGATTATTGCTTGCAGCAAAGCTCAAATCCGAGGAGCGGTCTGTAGTTGATCTTGACGAGGACACAGCTTCAGAAGCAAGTAGCAACCTGAGTGGAATGAGCGCCTATACTTTGGG GACAAGGAGAGGTTCTGCTGCTTCAGTCAGCTCAAGCACGGCTACTAGCAGGGCAAGAGATTTGAGGCGCCAGAGAAAGAGTGGGAAAATTCGTGCTggcag TGCGGGTGAGGAGATGGCTCTTGTTGATCATTTGAAGGGTATGCGGATGACCGATGGAGGAAAGAGAGAGTTGAAGTCGTTGTTGATATGTCTGGTAACACTTGGTGAAACGGAGTCTGCACAGAAGTTGCAACAGACTGCAGAGAATTTTCAGGTCTCGCAAGTAGCAGCTGTAGAGCTAGCAAACGATACAATGTCCAGCGAGAGCGTAGATGAAGAAGTTTATAGCTTTGAACGTTACGCTCAGAAGACGAGATCCACAGCACGAGATTCTGATACCTTTAGCTGGATGCTTAAGGTCTTCGTTAGCCCATGA